The following nucleotide sequence is from Oxyura jamaicensis isolate SHBP4307 breed ruddy duck chromosome 24, BPBGC_Ojam_1.0, whole genome shotgun sequence.
AAAGCCTCCCCTGCGTGGTTCAGTGCTGACAGTGAACTTGTGCTTTTACAATTGTCTGACGACTTAGGTTTTTGCTTTCTCATCTAAACGTATCAGATTGGCTAAGGCTTTACCTTTCTGAAGGACTGTGTGGGTGTCTTGTAGTCACATAGCTCACgcacagggctgggaagggcagaTTTCATTGATGGTTATGTGTAGCACAGAGCTCTGACTGCAAATTGCAGAGTTTAAGTTTGTGCTGCTTTGGCATACGAGAGAAAACTTTGTGGAAGCGCAGAGAGAATCGCTTGCATTAAATGTGGAGCCTGTAAGTCGGTTCCTGCAGACGTGGGAAGGTTGTGGGGAAAACTGAAGCAGTGTGACCACATTAGTCACTTGAGCTGGTTTGAACAGTGCTTCCACAGGTGAACCCTCCTCCCTCATCGATGTTTGCATGGCTGTTCACGTGTTATCTAGGGGCTGATGGATACACACACTTGGGTGTCAGGCACGGAGCACTGCTTAGTGCAGAGGCAGTGAGGATCTCCACTGTTATTTTCCTCAGTATGAGTCAAGGCCGCTCAAATTCTTTGTTGTCAAAGAATTAGCAGGACAGCTGGAAGCCTCTTAGCCCTGCATTTTTGCTCTGTCACTGTTGGCTGTTCTAAACATgcagtagtgtttttttcttttttcttattatagTGCCAATGGCTTTGGTCTGGAATATACAGCCATGTAGAAAATGGCTAGAGGGGGTTGTATGGCTCCTCAAACAGTCTGGACATTATTAATATCGATTATAGATGACCCACATCACCCTAATGAAAGCTGATGTCCTGATTTATTGTAGTAGGTGAGGCCATGTAGACCTCTTCCCTCCTGTTTAAGGGATCTTTCATCATTtctggagctggggaagggttAGGAATAGATCAAGAAAATACAGCCGGAGCCTGGGCTATTACAAAATAACCCCTTTCTTGTACCAGACTTTGACATCAGCTTATGAAGAACTGCAGTCAGTTCAGGCATCCATTAATATGTGTAACTGCTGACTGCTAGAGTGAGCAAATAACTATTTATCCTTAACCAGCAGCTTGCTTTTCCTGGCTCTCTACTGGCCTTGGACCTGCCACAGGCTTGCTGTCCCAGCCACTGTGATGGCACGTGCCCAAGTTCTGGCCCACATCTGGCTTAGATGAAGAGCAGTGAACACGTGTGGTATGTGGCAGCCACAGGCTCCCCTGGCAGGTTCTCTGAATGGTGGTAAAGGAATTACTGATTTGGACAGGAGAGTTGCTTGTAGCTGTGAAATCTCTTGCATTTCCTCCGTGTCACATGTGATTGAGCATCACTGCTTAACGTGGGCTTGCCTCTTCCTAGAACTCTACTATGACCGAGGAAACCACCATGAGTTTGTGTCTCTGGTGAAGGACCTGGCCCGTCCTGGTGAATTCACTCAATCGCAGACATTCGACTTTGAATTCACACATGTGGAAAAACCTTACGAGTCCTACACGGGGCAGAACGTGAAGTTACGGTGAGTCTCCTCTTTGCTGACCCCAGTTCCTGGTTCTGTGCAGTGTGCAGCTACTGATGCTTACCGTGAGGATACTGGAGTGCAGCCTCTCTCCCCAAACATATTTGCAAGTATGTAATGCAACTCAAATGAAATTTGGTGGGCTGAATTGTAAAAGACTGTGTTTGAGGGCTGTGCTTTTATAAGCTTGCATCAGGCTCTAAGgaacttgttttcttgttttgcccCATTTAAGTAAGAAATCATCCCCTTCTGAATCTACCAAATGCTTTTCAATTTACTTGataattcaaaaaaacaaaagaaattgtttGCTTTAGTCCCCAACAGGGACATTTTCACCGTCTTGCAATCAGTCTTGTTGACTTTAATTGTGCTTTATATGCAAACAGATGCCTAGCTTGTATCTTGTTCATATGTTGCAAGCTGTATTTCACATCTCGGCACTCCAGTTGACTTGACATCCCCCAAATGATGCTTAGGTAACACAGGCTTACAAATGCATGAATATTTAGAGAAGTCTTAGaagaatctgtttttctgtttgaaaattcCCTTCTGTCTTTGCCAACATGGGGTGTTGGCTGCTCAGAAGCCGGCTTGAATAGCCCAGTGCAATCCATTCAGCCCTGTGACCCTCCCTGTGCACCACTAATAGAGGGAGACTTCCCTTGCAGGTATTTCCTCCGGGCGACCGTCAGCCGCAGACTGAACGATGTGGTGAAGGAGATGGACATAGTCGTGCACACTCTGAGCACCTACCCGGAGCTCAATTCCTCAATTAAGATGGAGGTGGGGATTGAGGACTGCCTGCACATCGAGTTCGAGTACAACAAGTCCAAGTAAGTGGCTCAAGAGCAGCCAGTGGCTGTGGGGAATCATCTCCAAAGGACAGCTTCCTTTGGTGGCCTGAAGCACGTGCCCTGCTTGTGCTCctcaaatgattttcttcttgccttccagcagggctggcagatcACTGAAGCGCAGTAACTGGTCCTAGTGGAGGGTCTCTGGGTTCCTCTCCTTGCCTGTAGATGTGCTCTCTGCACCAAGGAGTGGGACACGATGGCTGTGGCACAGTGCATAGCATGAGACCATTGCAGTAACTTCCCATTTTCTGTATCCTTAGTGAGATCAGTATTTTCAAGTGTCTTCAAAGTATAACATTGCTTTTTGCCAGACAGTACAGCTGCAGTGGGACCATAATTCAGGCACAGAAGCAGGAACTGACACTTTTAAACTACTTTTAATGCATCCTTCCCAGCTGATGCTGGCAAATCTCCCTGCAATTTAACATTTGGGTTAGTTTTAATTGACCTAAAAGATTGCTTTTGGGGGGTTTGCTATCACagactgaaattctgtttttagtTATCTGATCATGCTGAATGTTCTTGCCAATTTCCAAGGGCTGGGAGGATGAAAGCTGAGGTGCTGCTTAGAGCAGCCTAGTGCAGGTGGTAGATCCATCACCTGAGATTtacagctggggctgagcataAGAGCAAAGTGCCTGACAAGTGAGCTCCTGCTCTTTGGTCTGTATCCTGGTCTGCTGCGCAATGTTTGACTGCGGTGCTTTCTTCCTTCACCTGCCAGGTATCATTTAAAAGATGTGATTGTCGGCAAGATCTACTTCCTGCTAGTGCGGATCAAGATCAAACACATGGAGATAGATATCATCAAGAGAGAAACAACAGGGACTGGACCCAACGTGTATCATGAGAATGACACAATAGCTAAATATGAGATCATGGACGGGGCACCTGTGAGAGGTGAGATGGCAAATGAACCCGTCAAAATTCCTCTCCTGAAATCCAGTGGGGTGGGAATCTGAATCCTACAGTATCTTCAGTTGAATCTATGTGGTCATTGATAACATGCATCCTATTTCACTGGTGAGCTCATGGTAGTTTATGTAGGTGATTAAATATGACCCCCTTCCTTCTCTGGTATGATGGGGAAATAGAGGCATGATAAGTTGCAGAGATTTTACTTCCTCCTTTTGATGAAGGAGTGGCAGAACCAGGAATGGATGTAAATTCACTGTTGGCTTGGGCCATCAGTTGGCATTGCTTTAACTCGGAGCAGAAAGAGAATGTTCTAGCTCTGTGCCAGCCTCCTGTGCCACTTGTTTTCCAGTTCCACTGCCTAGCAGAGTTACCTGCCAGAGAAAATGTcactttgttgttttcttttttttcctgcaatgcAGGTCACAAATGAGTCTCATGCTGTTAAAGTGGAGATGGGATAGCTATCAGCAAGGGCAGGATCTGGCTATGGACCATACATGCTGATGGCTTTTTGAAGGGACTTAAGGTCTTTTACTTTgtcttgttttactttgttttacttaGTCCGCTTGTGGAAACTGTCACAAATACAGATGTGCCCTAGTAAAATTGTTTTGCTGATGCTCTCCTAGTTTGTATCTCCAGGTTCACATTCTGCCTGTGCTGatgcttttctgctctttgcaggGGAGTCCATTCCCATCCGACTCTTTCTGGCTGGCTATGAGCTGACTCCAACGATGAGGGACATCAATAAGAAGTTCTCAGTGCGTTATTACCTCAACCTGGTGCT
It contains:
- the VPS26B gene encoding vacuolar protein sorting-associated protein 26B, whose amino-acid sequence is MSFFGFGQSAELELVLSDGESRRRVEHKTEEGKKEKYFLFYDGETVAGRVILTLKHPNKRLEHQGIKVEFIGQIELYYDRGNHHEFVSLVKDLARPGEFTQSQTFDFEFTHVEKPYESYTGQNVKLRYFLRATVSRRLNDVVKEMDIVVHTLSTYPELNSSIKMEVGIEDCLHIEFEYNKSKYHLKDVIVGKIYFLLVRIKIKHMEIDIIKRETTGTGPNVYHENDTIAKYEIMDGAPVRGESIPIRLFLAGYELTPTMRDINKKFSVRYYLNLVLIDEEERRYFKQQEVVLWRKGDIVRKSMSHQAAIASQRFEGTSSHTEAKTPSQPAENNGRQ